The window AAGTATGCTAACACCAATTATTGAAAGAACTTTGGCCACAAAGTTTTCAATTCTATATGAAGCCTCATTATATCTTTTCACAACCTCGTTAACATCGCCAATGCTAGTCTCATCAACAACACCAATTCTTCTACTCCCAAAAAGAAAAACATCAATGGCTAGAACAGCAAAACCTTTCTTAGCTAATTCAAAAGCCCAGCTTCTTCCACCATAAAAACTCTTTTTATAGCTACGCAAAATCTCTGGCTCGTTAGAAACAAAAGCAATTTTCTCTTTACCAAAATACTTGAAGCCTCCATGATCATGAAGAGCAAGAACAGCTGGAAGTTTTTCACTAACTCTTTTTCTTGGATACATGAAAAAACCTTCTGATTTACCCCCATATGGAAGACCATAAGAAATCTTCTCAATAACTACATCATCATAAATAACACTGCTATCTATAGAGGCATTGCGAAACTCTACTGGTATGTTAGGCAAAAGCAATTCGAGAAGTTTTTGCCTCAGCTTTTCTTTAAACACGTTCAATTCGCTAACCTTGTTCAAATTCCAAGACAATGCGTGAAAACCATACCTTTTCTCAAAATAGCTTAGCAAATTCAATATATCATCAACAACAATATTCATAATACCACAACCCTTTTTGTTTTTAACAAAAATAGAATTTTGCACAAAAATATGCTGTTTTTAAGTCTTTGCTAAGACTCCAGAACCAATTCAGCAAACACTTTATCAACATTTTCATCAATTCCAATCACCACTATGTCATAATAGTTTTCAACTCATCCTCTATAACTGTTCCAAGCATCGAATACTCAGCTATTCTAATCTTCACCTCTTTCGATGTGTATATTCTCAAAAGCTTCTTTTCAAATACTTTCAAAGGCACTCCTCCAAACCATCTCCAAGACCTTGTGAAAAGATCTTTTATTGAAACTGCATATACCCCTCCATCACCTGCTCTATATGTGTATAATGGACAGTGATTAACATATGAAGATCCGAAATATGCATATTTTCCATCTGTTGTCATGCCATATATGAAACCTGTTGTCGATATTATTTATGGTGATACAGAGTCTATTCTTAGCAGCATTCCAAATGTTGTTTTGTGGAATGGTTCTGTAGATCCCTCATATGGATTAGCAGCTATAATTGGTATTCCAAGTATGTACAAGGGTCTTTCAGGTAATGGTATAACAACGTTTTCCTTTGAACCAAAAACCTCTAGAAATGGG of the Ignisphaera cupida genome contains:
- a CDS encoding alpha/beta hydrolase family protein, with the protein product MNIVVDDILNLLSYFEKRYGFHALSWNLNKVSELNVFKEKLRQKLLELLLPNIPVEFRNASIDSSVIYDDVVIEKISYGLPYGGKSEGFFMYPRKRVSEKLPAVLALHDHGGFKYFGKEKIAFVSNEPEILRSYKKSFYGGRSWAFELAKKGFAVLAIDVFLFGSRRIGVVDETSIGDVNEVVKRYNEASYRIENFVAKVLSIIGVSILGLIVYEDLVSLKYLLSRDEVDPNRIGSCGASLGGLRSLLLAALGNNVKCSVVAVAMSTIDEIIKRGIEHAWTLYVPSMLKYFDFPDLALLHAPKPLMIQYCKQDAIFPYEGQLKAHNKILSIYKSLGAEHNYHGVFYEKPHIFDVEMQEDAFSWLSKCLSREDVQ